Proteins encoded in a region of the Haloglomus salinum genome:
- a CDS encoding winged helix-turn-helix domain-containing protein yields the protein MSDEASATEDSILQCEECLPPADAFAIVGNETRLHILEALWAADRPAAFSDLRRAVGMRDSAQFNYHLDKLRGQFVRKTDEGYEFRQAGKAIVRAVLAGTYNQDPELEPFPVEGDCVACGGGLQASYRDEAFLIMCVECERPHGTYPFPPGGLEDRSREEVLSAFNQRARHLACLTADGVCPECNGRVTTELVEPDELPADKVKPIAEQDLFVIHECERCNNHIVSSVGLTLLDDAEVVSFYRDHGIDLNTVRFWTLEWCISDRYLEVLSREPWRLRVTVPLGDEELRVTVDGDIAVQHTERRARTSDAATESAAPTDAGDTEEPLGTQDA from the coding sequence ATGAGCGACGAGGCCAGCGCGACCGAGGACTCCATCCTGCAGTGCGAGGAGTGTCTCCCACCGGCGGACGCCTTCGCCATCGTCGGGAACGAGACACGCTTACATATCCTGGAGGCGCTGTGGGCGGCCGACCGGCCCGCGGCGTTCTCGGACCTGCGGCGCGCGGTGGGGATGCGCGATTCGGCACAGTTCAACTACCACCTGGACAAACTCCGGGGCCAGTTCGTCCGCAAGACCGACGAGGGCTACGAGTTCCGCCAGGCGGGGAAGGCCATCGTCCGTGCGGTGCTGGCAGGGACGTACAACCAGGACCCGGAACTGGAGCCGTTCCCGGTCGAGGGCGACTGTGTCGCCTGCGGCGGCGGTCTGCAGGCCTCCTACCGCGACGAAGCGTTCCTCATCATGTGTGTGGAGTGCGAGCGGCCACACGGTACCTACCCGTTCCCACCCGGAGGGCTGGAGGACCGGTCCCGCGAGGAGGTGCTGTCGGCGTTCAACCAGCGGGCCCGCCACCTCGCCTGCCTCACCGCCGACGGGGTCTGCCCGGAGTGTAACGGGCGCGTGACGACCGAACTCGTCGAGCCCGACGAGCTGCCCGCCGACAAGGTGAAACCCATCGCCGAGCAGGACCTGTTCGTCATCCACGAGTGCGAGCGGTGCAACAACCACATCGTCTCCTCCGTCGGGCTGACGCTCCTGGACGACGCCGAGGTCGTCTCCTTCTACCGGGACCACGGTATCGACCTGAACACGGTCCGCTTCTGGACGCTGGAGTGGTGCATCAGCGACCGCTACCTGGAGGTCCTCTCCCGGGAGCCGTGGCGGCTCCGGGTGACGGTGCCGCTGGGCGACGAGGAGCTCCGGGTCACCGTCGACGGCGACATCGCCGTCCAGCACACCGAGCGACGGGCACGGA
- a CDS encoding glycine betaine ABC transporter substrate-binding protein, protein MSKTRRGCLERGGALGLALVGGPLGGCIHVGVRDQPRTTVRVGSKPFAEQEILGSLAYERLQHVDGIQVVNEIGYGGSLANWEAVVAGTKDLYWEYTGTAWSRLPPRHTERITEPERLYELVAADARAQGVRMGEPAPFSNEWVLVADREWSERTGVTTIGGLADHIDDGDTDFGIALNEDFYHREDAWNGVADYYGIDSEVRTNLEAGTFIVTSAGLTYELLRDGRVQVASGFATDPQLDRPSVVELDDDRDYFLPYQPMPTVHAPTAESYPEILETLAPIAAALDGSTIRRLNRRVLVEDHQPGTVARSYLEQLGEAT, encoded by the coding sequence ATGTCGAAGACACGGCGTGGCTGCCTCGAGCGAGGGGGCGCGCTCGGCCTCGCCCTCGTGGGGGGCCCGCTCGGGGGGTGTATCCATGTCGGCGTCCGTGACCAGCCCCGGACGACGGTCCGTGTCGGCTCGAAACCGTTCGCCGAACAGGAGATCCTCGGCTCCCTTGCCTACGAACGACTCCAGCACGTCGATGGCATTCAGGTCGTCAACGAAATCGGGTACGGTGGTTCGCTGGCGAACTGGGAGGCCGTCGTCGCCGGCACGAAGGACCTCTACTGGGAGTACACCGGAACCGCCTGGAGTCGGCTCCCGCCCCGACACACGGAGCGGATTACGGAGCCGGAGCGGCTCTACGAACTCGTCGCTGCGGACGCCCGGGCGCAGGGCGTCCGGATGGGCGAGCCGGCCCCCTTCTCGAACGAGTGGGTGCTGGTCGCCGACCGGGAGTGGAGCGAGCGGACCGGCGTCACCACCATCGGCGGGCTCGCCGACCATATCGACGACGGCGACACCGACTTCGGTATCGCGCTCAACGAGGACTTCTACCACCGAGAGGACGCCTGGAACGGCGTGGCCGACTACTACGGCATCGACTCGGAGGTGCGGACGAACCTGGAGGCCGGGACGTTCATCGTCACCTCCGCCGGACTCACGTACGAACTGCTGCGGGACGGCCGGGTGCAGGTCGCGAGCGGCTTCGCGACCGACCCCCAGCTCGACCGGCCGTCGGTCGTCGAACTCGACGACGACCGGGACTACTTCCTCCCGTACCAGCCGATGCCCACAGTCCACGCGCCGACCGCCGAGTCCTATCCGGAGATTCTGGAGACGCTGGCACCGATTGCTGCGGCCCTGGACGGGTCGACTATCCGCCGCCTCAATCGGCGGGTACTCGTCGAGGACCACCAACCGGGCACTGTCGCCCGGTCGTACCTGGAACAGCTCGGTGAGGCCACATGA
- a CDS encoding sensor histidine kinase, with protein sequence MSSDRPSIPGVRRVASVVRTSYRRKLAAALLVVLLIGGTAAVGLYLQVGALLGENVERSMTAATNAEAGELTEWSSQNRLAARVLSEHPVYATGNQTKVRDYLQQRVSGREESHLVGAYVLDRRDLVVETSAAPALEGTPVADLPWQERFAFQSFDDVRITRPHQSRDGTTVVGFITPIRQAPGHLLVVTVDATSIFDRFEHPVAGGFTRVVDSNGTVVFADNRSAMLHQYTPGPLRAPAVSSGLRGESGFVDAPQYEQSATGEYVVAYAPVEGTDWVVLEHAPVSEAYAITRQVGMWIGIIFSIVLVGLFGVVSWLGRDVNSALAAVSGRAERIERGEYDVAFDTDRPDEFGDLNRTLERMGDTLRERIEEIEETKKALEATNVALETRSTMVSVLNRVLRHNVRNDVNNVAGRAELLAERVDDEALREELEVIKRTALALATLSERTERIQQLLSEDPSERTTLRFPDCLQSALESVRAAQPDATVALHVPDGATPVAHGTASFPVALADVVDQIAAHNEGPVRIDVTVSREPSAGDVGDAILLTIEDDRDGLPALDLEAVGQGVETPLNHAEGLALWCLEWTVTHGDGELLVGATDATLQVRLPAVPDDPDAPE encoded by the coding sequence ATGAGTAGCGACCGCCCCTCGATACCCGGCGTTCGGCGGGTCGCCAGTGTCGTCCGGACCTCGTACCGCCGGAAGCTTGCCGCAGCACTGCTGGTGGTGCTCCTCATCGGCGGCACGGCCGCCGTCGGCCTGTACCTCCAGGTTGGCGCCCTGCTGGGGGAGAACGTCGAGCGGTCCATGACCGCCGCCACGAACGCCGAGGCCGGCGAGCTCACCGAGTGGAGCAGTCAGAACCGGCTGGCCGCACGGGTCCTCTCGGAGCATCCCGTCTACGCGACCGGAAACCAGACCAAGGTCCGTGACTACCTCCAGCAACGGGTATCGGGCCGCGAGGAGTCGCATCTCGTCGGTGCGTACGTCCTCGACCGGCGGGACCTCGTCGTCGAGACGAGCGCTGCGCCGGCGCTGGAGGGGACGCCGGTTGCCGACCTGCCGTGGCAGGAACGATTTGCGTTCCAGAGCTTCGACGATGTCCGCATCACGCGCCCCCACCAGTCCCGGGACGGGACGACGGTCGTCGGGTTCATCACGCCCATCCGTCAGGCACCGGGCCACCTGCTGGTCGTCACCGTCGACGCCACGAGCATCTTCGACCGGTTCGAGCACCCGGTCGCGGGCGGGTTCACGCGCGTCGTCGACTCAAACGGAACCGTCGTGTTCGCCGACAACCGCTCGGCGATGCTCCACCAGTACACCCCTGGACCGCTCCGGGCCCCTGCGGTCAGCAGTGGGCTCCGCGGTGAATCGGGGTTCGTGGACGCCCCGCAGTACGAACAGTCGGCCACGGGGGAGTACGTCGTCGCCTACGCCCCGGTCGAGGGCACCGACTGGGTCGTCCTCGAGCACGCCCCGGTCAGCGAGGCCTACGCCATCACCAGACAGGTCGGGATGTGGATCGGCATCATCTTCAGCATCGTACTGGTCGGGCTGTTCGGCGTGGTGAGCTGGCTGGGGCGGGACGTGAACAGCGCGCTGGCCGCAGTCTCCGGGCGAGCGGAGCGGATCGAACGGGGCGAGTACGACGTGGCCTTCGACACCGACCGGCCCGACGAGTTCGGTGACCTCAACCGGACCCTCGAACGGATGGGCGACACCCTCCGGGAGCGGATCGAGGAGATCGAGGAGACGAAGAAGGCACTCGAGGCCACCAACGTGGCGCTCGAGACCCGCTCGACGATGGTGAGCGTTCTCAATCGCGTCCTCCGGCACAACGTCCGGAACGACGTCAACAACGTCGCCGGGCGAGCGGAGCTCCTGGCCGAGCGCGTCGACGACGAGGCCCTGCGCGAGGAGCTCGAGGTCATCAAGCGGACGGCGCTCGCGCTCGCCACGCTCTCGGAGCGTACAGAGCGCATCCAGCAACTCCTCTCGGAGGACCCCTCCGAGCGGACCACCCTGCGCTTCCCCGACTGCCTGCAGTCGGCGCTCGAGAGCGTCCGGGCCGCCCAGCCGGACGCGACCGTGGCGCTACACGTCCCCGACGGCGCGACGCCGGTCGCGCACGGGACCGCCTCCTTCCCGGTCGCCCTGGCCGACGTCGTCGACCAGATTGCCGCCCACAACGAGGGCCCCGTCCGTATCGACGTCACCGTCTCCCGGGAGCCGTCCGCGGGCGACGTGGGGGACGCGATACTCCTCACCATCGAGGACGACCGCGACGGCCTGCCGGCCCTCGACCTCGAAGCGGTCGGCCAGGGGGTCGAGACCCCGCTCAACCACGCCGAGGGGCTGGCGCTCTGGTGCCTCGAGTGGACCGTCACCCACGGCGACGGTGAGCTCCTCGTCGGCGCCACCGACGCGACGCTCCAGGTCCGGCTCCCGGCGGTCCCCGACGACCCGGACGCGCCGGAGTGA
- a CDS encoding translation initiation factor IF-2 subunit gamma, translating into MSNTHRQPEVNIGLVGHVDHGKTTLVQALSGEWTDQHSEEMKRGISIRLGYADATFRRIPGADSPECYTVAEEVDGEETDVVRTVSFVDAPGHETLMATMLSGASIMDGAVLVIGANEPVPQAQTEEHLMALDIIGIDNIVIAQNKIDLVRDREAALENKTQIENFIEGTVAEGAPIVPVSAQQDVNIDVLIDAIEEQIPTPERDADADARLQVARSFDINRPGTDAGGLMGGVVGGSLSQGRLHVDDEMEIRPGREVEEGGQSEYRPVETTVRSLQAGGESVDEATPGGLIGVGTGLDPSFTKGDALAGQVAGPPGSLPPTRDSFVMDVDLLDRVVGEDAEEIEPISTGEPLMLTVGTATTVGSVTSARDEECEVALKRPVCAQEGAKIAINRRVGSRWRLIGVGTLR; encoded by the coding sequence ATGTCGAACACACACCGACAACCGGAGGTGAACATCGGACTGGTCGGCCACGTCGACCACGGGAAGACGACCCTGGTGCAGGCGCTCTCGGGGGAGTGGACCGACCAGCACTCCGAGGAGATGAAACGCGGCATCTCCATCCGCCTCGGGTACGCTGACGCCACTTTCCGCCGGATTCCGGGCGCCGACTCGCCCGAGTGCTACACGGTGGCAGAGGAGGTCGACGGCGAGGAGACCGACGTCGTCCGGACGGTCTCGTTCGTCGACGCCCCCGGCCACGAGACGCTGATGGCGACGATGCTGTCGGGCGCATCCATCATGGACGGCGCCGTGCTGGTCATCGGCGCGAACGAGCCGGTGCCTCAGGCCCAGACCGAGGAGCACCTGATGGCGCTGGACATCATCGGCATCGACAACATCGTCATCGCACAGAACAAGATCGACCTGGTCCGCGACCGCGAGGCCGCCCTCGAGAACAAGACGCAGATAGAGAACTTCATCGAGGGAACCGTCGCCGAGGGCGCCCCCATCGTCCCCGTCTCCGCCCAACAGGACGTCAACATCGACGTCCTCATCGACGCTATCGAGGAGCAGATTCCGACGCCCGAGCGCGACGCGGACGCGGACGCACGGTTGCAGGTCGCACGCTCGTTCGACATCAACCGCCCCGGCACGGACGCCGGTGGGCTGATGGGCGGTGTGGTCGGCGGGTCGCTCTCGCAGGGTCGCCTCCACGTCGACGACGAGATGGAGATCCGCCCGGGCCGCGAGGTCGAGGAGGGCGGCCAGTCCGAGTACCGGCCGGTCGAGACCACCGTCCGGTCGCTGCAGGCCGGCGGCGAATCCGTCGACGAGGCCACGCCGGGTGGCCTCATCGGCGTCGGCACGGGACTGGACCCCTCGTTCACGAAGGGCGACGCGCTGGCCGGGCAGGTCGCCGGGCCGCCGGGGTCGCTCCCACCGACCCGCGACTCGTTCGTCATGGACGTGGACCTGCTCGACCGCGTCGTCGGCGAGGACGCCGAGGAGATCGAGCCCATCTCGACGGGCGAGCCCCTCATGTTGACCGTCGGGACCGCCACGACCGTCGGCTCCGTCACCAGCGCCCGCGACGAGGAGTGCGAGGTCGCGCTCAAGCGGCCCGTCTGCGCACAGGAGGGGGCCAAGATCGCCATCAATCGCCGTGTCGGCTCGCGCTGGCGACTCATCGGCGTGGGGACGCTGCGATAG
- a CDS encoding PIN domain-containing protein — MTSVLLDTNALMMPVECDVRVFEELDRVLEDPEPVVPAACVAELEKLSEGQGEEGVAASVGRDLADRCEQVAHVEQYADDAVVEIATRDPDEGTTVDCVATNDADLRDRLLARDVPVIGLRGRNELALTQP; from the coding sequence ATGACCTCGGTCCTGCTCGACACCAACGCGCTCATGATGCCCGTCGAGTGCGACGTTCGCGTCTTCGAGGAACTCGACCGGGTGCTGGAGGACCCGGAACCGGTCGTTCCCGCCGCGTGCGTCGCCGAGCTGGAGAAGCTCAGCGAGGGGCAAGGCGAGGAGGGCGTCGCCGCGAGCGTCGGCCGCGACCTCGCCGACCGCTGCGAGCAGGTCGCCCACGTCGAGCAGTACGCCGACGACGCCGTCGTCGAAATCGCCACTCGCGACCCCGACGAGGGGACGACCGTCGACTGCGTCGCGACGAACGATGCGGACCTGCGCGACCGCCTGCTGGCCCGCGACGTACCCGTAATCGGTTTACGCGGGCGAAACGAACTCGCGCTCACTCAGCCGTAA
- a CDS encoding DNA-directed RNA polymerase, whose product MYKRVRLKDTVEVPPEHLADVSPDLVKRLLQDKLEGRMDEDVGSVVSVIDIHDIGTGAVLPNRPGVYYEAEFDALTFDPEMQEVVDGEVVEVVNFGAFVGIGPVDGLLHVSQIDDEYLAYDEENQQLASRDSSRVLSVGDSVRARIVTKSIDERNPRDSKIGLTAKQPGLGKHEWLEQDRKRRAQQGQAGD is encoded by the coding sequence ATGTACAAACGCGTTCGACTCAAGGACACCGTCGAGGTGCCACCCGAGCATCTGGCGGATGTCTCCCCCGACCTGGTGAAACGACTCCTGCAGGACAAACTGGAGGGCCGGATGGACGAGGACGTCGGCTCCGTCGTGAGCGTCATCGACATCCACGACATCGGCACCGGCGCCGTCCTCCCCAACCGCCCCGGCGTCTACTACGAGGCCGAGTTCGATGCGCTGACGTTCGACCCCGAGATGCAGGAGGTCGTCGACGGCGAGGTCGTCGAGGTCGTCAACTTCGGCGCCTTCGTCGGTATCGGCCCGGTCGACGGGCTGCTCCACGTCTCGCAGATCGACGACGAGTACCTCGCCTACGACGAGGAGAACCAGCAGCTCGCCTCGCGGGATTCGAGCCGCGTCCTCTCGGTGGGAGACTCCGTGCGGGCACGCATCGTCACCAAGAGCATCGACGAGCGCAACCCGCGCGACTCGAAGATCGGCCTGACGGCCAAGCAGCCCGGACTGGGCAAGCACGAGTGGCTCGAGCAGGACCGCAAGCGCCGGGCCCAGCAGGGCCAGGCGGGTGATTAG
- the spt4 gene encoding transcription elongation factor subunit Spt4 — protein sequence MADRLVCRECHRVLETDDGEQCPACGSTSVTEDWAGYVIIAHPEESQIAEEMGVTEPGKYALKVR from the coding sequence ATGGCCGACCGACTCGTCTGCCGCGAGTGCCACCGCGTCCTCGAGACGGACGATGGGGAGCAGTGTCCCGCCTGCGGTTCGACCTCCGTCACGGAGGACTGGGCCGGCTACGTCATCATCGCTCACCCCGAGGAGTCACAGATCGCCGAAGAGATGGGCGTGACCGAGCCGGGCAAGTACGCCCTCAAGGTCCGATAA
- a CDS encoding GTP-dependent dephospho-CoA kinase family protein, whose translation MRGELKDPLGPIYTDADELLGQSGSPLIAVGDIVTYHLLLGHTRPAVALVDGKTKREAVTAEVRDAIDTGAFDHHVRVRNPAGTLTAGLLEELRAALDRATAGEGQSTVIEVTEGEEDLAALPALAVAPDDAGVVYGQPDEGMVLATVDDEAREGVWDLLERMDGDIERVRDLLGA comes from the coding sequence ATGCGTGGCGAGCTGAAGGACCCACTCGGCCCCATCTACACCGACGCCGACGAACTGCTGGGCCAGTCGGGAAGCCCGCTCATCGCTGTCGGGGACATCGTCACCTACCACCTCCTGCTGGGCCACACCCGGCCGGCCGTCGCGCTGGTCGACGGGAAGACGAAGCGAGAAGCCGTCACCGCGGAGGTCCGGGACGCCATCGATACGGGAGCGTTCGACCACCACGTCCGGGTCCGGAACCCGGCCGGCACCCTGACCGCGGGCCTCCTCGAGGAACTCCGGGCCGCGCTCGACCGCGCGACCGCCGGCGAGGGCCAGTCGACGGTCATCGAGGTGACGGAGGGCGAGGAGGACCTCGCCGCGCTCCCGGCGCTCGCCGTGGCGCCGGACGACGCGGGTGTCGTCTACGGCCAGCCCGACGAGGGGATGGTTCTGGCGACCGTGGACGACGAGGCCCGGGAGGGGGTCTGGGACCTCCTCGAACGGATGGACGGCGATATCGAGCGGGTCCGGGACCTGCTCGGGGCGTGA
- a CDS encoding response regulator transcription factor has protein sequence MSDSNTDSSPRSGATAPETTVLIVDDEAAMTEILSTWVGERHATLVAADGQEALDVVTGDVDVVLLDRRMPRMGGDEFLLELKEQGYDARVVMVTAVDPGPDIVSLPFDDYITKPVTKDVVLNVIDRMLHLRKAGKAVREYHSLERRRDVLRTARQTTGVSDSEAFELLTRRLEAAAKDAGAGLAWLKEDYYETDR, from the coding sequence ATGTCTGACAGCAACACCGACTCTTCTCCGAGGTCCGGCGCCACCGCTCCGGAGACGACCGTCCTCATCGTCGACGACGAGGCGGCGATGACCGAGATTCTCTCGACCTGGGTCGGCGAGCGCCACGCCACGCTCGTCGCCGCCGACGGCCAGGAGGCGCTGGATGTCGTCACCGGGGACGTGGACGTGGTTCTCCTCGACCGGCGGATGCCCCGGATGGGCGGTGACGAGTTCCTCCTCGAGCTGAAAGAGCAGGGCTACGACGCCCGCGTCGTCATGGTGACCGCGGTGGACCCTGGGCCGGATATCGTCAGCCTCCCGTTCGACGACTACATCACCAAACCCGTCACGAAGGACGTGGTGCTCAACGTCATCGACCGGATGCTCCACCTCCGGAAGGCGGGGAAGGCGGTCCGCGAGTACCACTCGCTGGAGCGCCGACGCGACGTGCTCCGAACGGCGCGACAGACAACCGGTGTCTCGGACTCGGAGGCGTTCGAGTTGCTGACGCGCCGGCTCGAGGCGGCCGCGAAGGACGCCGGCGCCGGACTGGCGTGGCTGAAGGAGGACTACTACGAGACCGACAGGTGA
- a CDS encoding nicotinamide-nucleotide adenylyltransferase, translating into MATSRGFYIGRFQPYHEGHQAMVERIARDVDELVLGIGSADQSHTPHDPFTAGERVMMITKATQEMDLLTYAVPIEDLNRNAVWVSHVQSMSPNFDVAYSNNPLVIRLFEEAGIEVRQSEMYRRDEFQGTEVRQRIIDGGDWQSLVPDPVVDVLEECDGVARLRQVADSDDPEE; encoded by the coding sequence ATGGCAACCAGTCGAGGGTTCTACATCGGGCGATTCCAGCCCTACCACGAGGGTCACCAGGCGATGGTCGAGCGCATCGCTCGGGACGTGGACGAACTCGTCCTCGGCATCGGGAGCGCCGACCAGTCGCACACGCCCCACGACCCGTTCACCGCCGGCGAACGGGTGATGATGATCACGAAGGCCACCCAGGAGATGGATCTCCTCACCTACGCGGTCCCCATCGAGGACCTCAACCGCAACGCGGTCTGGGTGAGCCACGTCCAGTCGATGAGCCCGAACTTCGACGTGGCCTACTCCAACAACCCGCTCGTCATCCGCCTGTTCGAGGAGGCCGGCATCGAGGTCCGCCAGTCCGAGATGTACCGCCGCGACGAGTTCCAGGGCACCGAGGTCCGCCAGCGCATCATCGACGGCGGCGACTGGCAGTCGCTCGTCCCCGACCCCGTGGTCGACGTACTCGAGGAGTGTGACGGCGTGGCCCGCCTGCGACAGGTCGCGGACTCGGACGACCCCGAAGAGTAA